A window of the Alnus glutinosa chromosome 4, dhAlnGlut1.1, whole genome shotgun sequence genome harbors these coding sequences:
- the LOC133866515 gene encoding zinc-finger homeodomain protein 5, giving the protein MEKEIRAPGSLSYGHLIGEPPGVERRDATTSRSQQQAVLEQGSDPVTGATTIAPAGSGRSNLKAQLSSAAGAVRYRECLRNHAASVGGSVFDGCGEFMPSGEEGTLEALKCAACECHRNFHRREVHGEAQLISPGSRRSMMLRPLQLPPPLLHHQRFSMGPTAAPIVQPMSVAYGVISGGTESSSEDLNIFESNAEAAPTPPFALSKKRFRTKFTPEQKDKMVEFAEKVGWRVQKQDEEEVEKFCAEVGVKRQVLKVWMHNNKNTMKKQNETQTQPFEMGIETEV; this is encoded by the coding sequence atggaaaaggaaataagagCGCCAGGATCTCTGAGCTATGGCCATCTTATCGGAGAACCACCGGGAGTTGAAAGAAGAGACGCAACTACAAGCCGTAGTCAGCAACAAGCAGTACTTGAGCAAGGGTCAGATCCGGTTACCGGTGCAACAACAATTGCACCGGCCGGGTCGGGTAGATCCAACTTGAAGGCACAATTATCGTCGGCAGCAGGCGCTGTTAGATATCGAGAGTGCCTGAGGAATCACGCCGCGAGCGTGGGAGGAAGTGTGTTTGATGGGTGCGGCGAGTTCATGCCGAGCGGCGAGGAAGGGACTTTAGAAGCTCTCAAGTGCGCGGCTTGCGAGTGTCACCGGAACTTTCACAGAAGAGAGGTCCACGGGGAGGCTCAGTTGATCAGTCCCGGTTCGAGAAGAAGTATGATGCTTAGACCTCTTCAACTCCCTCCGCCGCTGCTACACCATCAAAGATTCTCCATGGGCCCTACTGCCGCTCCAATTGTTCAGCCAATGAGCGTGGCCTACGGTGTGATCAGCGGAGGAACCGAGTCTTCGAGCGAGGATCTCAATATCTTCGAGTCGAACGCGGAGGCGGCCCCGACACCGCCGTTTGCCTTGTCGAAGAAGAGGTTCAGAACCAAGTTCACGCCGGAGCAGAAGGACAAGATGGTGGAGTTTGCCGAGAAGGTTGGATGGAGGGTTCAGAAACAGGACGAAGAGGAAGTGGAGAAGTTCTGCGCTGAGGTTGGGGTGAAGAGACAAGTTCTCAAGGTCTGGATGCACAATAACAAGAATACAATGAAGAAGCAGAATGAGACCCAAACGCAGCCGTTTGAGATGGGGATAGAGACAGAGGTGTAG